A single genomic interval of Danio aesculapii chromosome 5, fDanAes4.1, whole genome shotgun sequence harbors:
- the btg4 gene encoding protein BTG4, translating into MKEEIAATVFFIARLAKKHGKLDRVRREKFAVELTSVLFENYKSHWYPENPTKGQGFRCLRMNRAQTRDPVIERACCQSDIVYEYLGLPKEMTIWVDPGEVSCRYGEKSTPFCVTQFEGQKKDGEFSRRINNAVERASSDYHSGTSSDEEGGNTSMSSTLSSSNSSSISVPEPKCIPTVSNPNSVYQFSEYGQPPPMQNWGTYPKRKPYATEGYQHSHSLGGPYPGHKNFKGYRPSYAFSGPRQDRYHWVSKNRS; encoded by the exons ATGAAGGAAGAGATTGCAGCAACAGTGTTTTTTATTGCAAGACTAGCGAAAAAGCATGGTAAACTAGATCGTGTTCGGAGAGAGAAGTTTGCTGTGGAACTAACTTCTGTACTCTTCGAAAATTACAAAAGTCATTGGTACCCAGAAAACCCAACCAAAGGACAAGGTTTTAG GTGTCTCAGGATGAACAGAGCTCAAACAAGAGACCCTGTTATTGAGCGTGCTTGTTGTCAGAGTGACATTGTTTATGAATATCTTGGATTACCAAAGGAAATGACCATTTGGGTTGATCCAGGAGAGGTGTCATGCCG GTATGGTGAGAAGTCAACCCCATTTTGTGTTACTCAGTTTGAGGGACAAAAGAAAGATGGCGAGTTCTCTCGTAGGATAAATAATGCGGTGGAAAGGGCTTCATCTGACTACCATTCTGGAACCTCGTCCGATGAGGAGGGAGGAAACACTAGTATGAGCAGCACCTTGAGTAGTAGCAACAGTAGCAGTATTTCTGTTCCTGAGCCCAAATGCATCCCAACGGTCTCCAACCCAAACAGTGTCTACCAG TTCAGTGAGTATGGGCAGCCACCTCCTATGCAAAACTGGGGGACATACCCTAAAAGGAAACCGTATGCTACTGAGGGCTACCAGCATTCTCATTCTTTAGGTGGGCCATATCCAGGCCATAAAAATTTCAAGGGCTACAGGCCTTCCTATGCCTTCTCTGGCCCAAGGCAGGACCGATATCACTGGGTCAGCAAGAACCGCTCTTAg